Proteins from one Mycobacterium sp. EPa45 genomic window:
- a CDS encoding SGNH/GDSL hydrolase family protein, with protein sequence MGIRATRKSTAALAAAGLLASTGTAVLGARSLLTGQADQVRNVIPKSWDMPPRADGVYAPGGGPVHRWERGVEFDLHLMVFGDSTATGYGCRSADEVPGVLLARGLAEESGKLIRLSTKAIVGATSKGLSGQVDAMFVAGPPPDAAVIMIGANDITALNGIGPSARRLGAAVQRLRASGAVVVVGTCPDFGVIKDIPQPLRWTARNRGLRLARAQAAAVRTAGGVPVPLADLLSPNFLQAPDVMFSEDRYHPSAAGYALAANQLMPALCHALGEWTGATVPDLPWLTKSEARALTDRLGPLTRLLRRKTTGVPAPIVATAS encoded by the coding sequence GTGGGGATACGCGCGACGCGGAAGTCGACAGCCGCGCTGGCGGCGGCGGGATTACTGGCCTCGACCGGGACCGCCGTACTGGGTGCACGCAGTTTGCTCACCGGACAGGCGGACCAGGTTCGGAACGTGATCCCCAAGTCATGGGACATGCCGCCGCGCGCCGACGGCGTCTACGCCCCGGGCGGCGGCCCGGTCCACCGCTGGGAACGCGGCGTGGAGTTCGACCTGCATCTGATGGTGTTCGGCGACTCGACGGCAACGGGGTACGGCTGCCGTTCCGCCGACGAAGTGCCCGGCGTTTTGCTCGCCCGCGGCCTCGCCGAGGAGTCCGGCAAGCTGATCCGGCTGTCGACCAAGGCGATCGTGGGCGCGACGTCCAAGGGCCTGTCCGGTCAGGTCGACGCGATGTTCGTCGCCGGTCCACCCCCCGATGCGGCGGTGATCATGATCGGCGCCAACGACATCACCGCCCTCAATGGCATCGGCCCGTCGGCGCGCCGGCTCGGCGCGGCGGTGCAACGCCTGCGCGCATCCGGTGCGGTGGTGGTCGTCGGGACGTGCCCGGATTTCGGTGTCATCAAAGACATCCCGCAGCCGCTGCGGTGGACCGCCCGAAACCGTGGACTGCGCCTGGCCCGCGCCCAGGCCGCCGCGGTGCGCACCGCGGGCGGGGTGCCGGTGCCGCTGGCCGACCTGCTCTCGCCGAATTTTCTGCAGGCGCCCGACGTGATGTTCTCCGAGGACCGCTACCACCCGTCGGCGGCGGGGTATGCGTTGGCGGCCAACCAGTTGATGCCGGCGCTGTGCCACGCGCTCGGCGAGTGGACGGGAGCGACGGTGCCGGACCTGCCGTGGCTGACCAAATCGGAGGCCCGGGCGCTGACCGACCGGCTCGGGCCGCTGACGCGGCTCCTCCGTCGTAAAACGACTGGGGTCCCCGCACCGATCGTTGCGACCGCGAGCTAG
- a CDS encoding DUF4307 domain-containing protein, with product MTASPPQLPESRYGRTRLAPAARRRVAFALGVLVLAAGVVLALIAYQRFEGNDVEGKIAAYQVTDDHTVSVTISVTRKDPSQPAHCIVRVRSHDGAETGRREILVPPSSEETVQVTTVVKSYKRPFVGDIYGCGNDVPGYLVAP from the coding sequence ATGACCGCCAGCCCGCCGCAGCTCCCCGAGTCGCGCTACGGGCGCACCCGCCTGGCGCCGGCCGCCCGGCGGCGGGTGGCGTTCGCGCTGGGTGTCCTGGTTCTGGCCGCCGGCGTCGTACTCGCTCTGATCGCTTACCAGCGTTTCGAGGGCAACGACGTGGAAGGCAAGATCGCCGCGTATCAGGTCACTGACGACCACACCGTCTCGGTGACGATCAGCGTGACCCGAAAGGACCCGTCCCAGCCGGCGCACTGCATCGTCCGAGTTCGTTCTCACGACGGCGCCGAAACCGGCCGGCGAGAAATTCTGGTGCCGCCGTCGTCGGAGGAGACCGTGCAGGTCACCACCGTTGTGAAGTCGTACAAACGACCGTTCGTCGGCGATATTTACGGCTGCGGAAACGACGTTCCCGGCTATCTCGTCGCGCCCTGA
- a CDS encoding cystathionine gamma-synthase, producing the protein MSEQRSAADRHRAQGFATRAIHAGYRPDPATGAVNAPIYASSTFAQDGVGGLRGGYEYARTGNPTRAALEAVLAAVEDGTFGRAFSSGMAATDCALRAVLRPGDHVVIPDDAYGGTFRLIDKVFTQWGVAHTPVALSDLGAVRAAITPDTKLIWVETPTNPLLSIADVTAIAEIAAAAGQKVLVDNTFASPALQQPLNLGADIVLHSTTKYIGGHSDVVGGALVTNDEELDTKFAFLQNGAGAVPGPFDAYLTMRGLKTLELRMQRHSSNAARVAEFLSEHDAVSQVLYPGLSSHPGHAVAARQMSGFGGMVSVRMRGGIEAARRLCSRTEVFILAESLGGVESLIEHPGAMTHASTAGSQLEVPDDLVRLSVGIEDPADLLGDLEQALN; encoded by the coding sequence ATGAGTGAGCAGCGCAGCGCAGCCGACCGGCACCGGGCACAGGGGTTCGCGACCAGGGCCATCCACGCCGGGTACCGTCCCGACCCCGCGACCGGTGCGGTCAACGCGCCGATCTACGCCAGCAGTACGTTCGCCCAGGACGGCGTCGGCGGCCTTCGTGGTGGATACGAGTATGCGCGGACCGGGAACCCGACCAGGGCGGCGCTGGAGGCGGTGCTCGCCGCGGTCGAAGACGGCACGTTCGGGCGGGCGTTCAGTTCTGGCATGGCCGCCACCGACTGTGCGTTGCGCGCGGTGCTGCGTCCCGGTGACCACGTCGTCATTCCCGACGACGCCTACGGCGGCACGTTCCGGCTCATCGACAAGGTGTTCACCCAGTGGGGAGTCGCCCATACCCCGGTGGCGTTGTCCGACCTCGGCGCGGTCCGCGCGGCGATCACTCCCGACACCAAGCTGATCTGGGTGGAGACCCCCACCAATCCGCTGCTGTCGATCGCCGACGTCACGGCGATCGCTGAAATCGCGGCGGCCGCCGGCCAGAAAGTCTTGGTGGACAACACCTTCGCCTCACCGGCGCTACAGCAGCCGCTGAACCTCGGTGCCGACATCGTGCTGCACTCGACGACGAAATACATCGGCGGGCATTCCGACGTCGTCGGTGGCGCGCTGGTCACCAACGACGAGGAACTCGACACCAAGTTCGCCTTCCTGCAGAACGGTGCCGGCGCGGTGCCGGGCCCGTTCGATGCGTATCTGACCATGCGCGGTCTGAAGACCCTCGAGTTGCGGATGCAGCGGCACAGCTCCAACGCCGCTCGGGTGGCGGAATTCCTGTCCGAGCATGACGCGGTAAGCCAGGTCCTCTATCCCGGTCTGTCGTCGCATCCCGGCCACGCGGTGGCCGCGCGGCAGATGAGCGGATTCGGTGGCATGGTGTCGGTGCGGATGCGCGGCGGTATCGAGGCGGCGCGCCGGTTGTGCTCGCGCACTGAGGTTTTCATTCTCGCGGAGTCGCTGGGCGGGGTCGAGTCGCTGATCGAACATCCCGGTGCCATGACGCACGCGTCGACGGCGGGATCGCAGCTCGAGGTGCCCGACGATCTGGTTCGCCTCTCGGTGGGGATCGAGGATCCGGCAGACCTGCTCGGCGACCTCGAGCAAGCCCTAAACTAG
- a CDS encoding Bax inhibitor-1/YccA family protein has translation MRETSNPVFRSLPKQQGGYAQFGTGVAGAQQVAYQTDPYAGAYQPQTGVSRPMTIDDVVTKTGITLGVLSVVAVISYFLVSANLALAMPLTLIGGLGGLVLVLIATFGRKQDNPAIVLSYAALEGLFVGAVSFIFANVVVSGANAGVLISQAVLGTIGVFFGMLVVYKTGAIRVTPKFTRMIVAAMVGVLVLMLGNFVLAMFGVGGGEGLGLRSGGPIAIAFSLFVIALAAFSFLIDFDAADQMIRAGAPEKAAWGVALGLTVTLVWLYIEILRLLSYFQQR, from the coding sequence GTGCGGGAGACCAGCAACCCGGTATTTCGTTCGCTGCCCAAGCAGCAGGGCGGATACGCACAATTCGGTACCGGTGTCGCCGGTGCCCAGCAGGTGGCTTACCAGACCGATCCCTACGCGGGCGCCTACCAGCCGCAGACCGGTGTCTCGCGGCCCATGACGATCGACGACGTCGTCACCAAGACCGGCATCACCCTCGGTGTGCTGTCCGTCGTCGCGGTCATTTCCTACTTCCTGGTGTCGGCCAACCTGGCGCTGGCCATGCCGCTCACCCTGATCGGTGGGCTCGGCGGACTGGTGCTGGTGCTCATCGCCACCTTCGGCCGTAAGCAGGACAACCCGGCCATCGTGCTGAGCTACGCGGCGCTCGAAGGGCTGTTCGTCGGCGCGGTGTCGTTCATCTTCGCCAACGTCGTGGTGTCCGGCGCCAACGCCGGGGTGTTGATCAGCCAGGCGGTGCTCGGCACCATCGGCGTGTTCTTCGGCATGCTCGTCGTCTACAAGACCGGCGCCATCCGGGTGACGCCCAAGTTCACCCGCATGATCGTCGCCGCCATGGTCGGCGTGCTGGTGCTGATGCTCGGCAACTTCGTGCTGGCGATGTTCGGTGTCGGTGGCGGCGAGGGCCTCGGCCTGCGCAGCGGTGGTCCGATCGCGATCGCCTTCTCACTGTTCGTGATTGCGCTCGCGGCGTTCAGCTTCCTGATCGACTTCGACGCCGCGGACCAGATGATCCGCGCCGGCGCGCCGGAGAAGGCAGCCTGGGGCGTGGCGCTCGGCCTGACCGTGACGCTGGTATGGCTGTACATCGAAATCCTGCGACTGCTCAGCTACTTCCAGCAGCGCTAG
- a CDS encoding acetyl-CoA C-acetyltransferase: MPEAVIVSTARSPIGRAMKGSLVDIRPDDLAAQMVRAALDKVPALDPREIDDLIMGCGQPGGESGFNIGRAVAVELGYDFLPGTTVNRYCSSSLQSTRMAFHAIKAGEGHAFISAGVETVSRFGKGNADGWPDTKNSLFADAMSRSEQAAAGADEWHDPREDGLLPDVYIAMGQTAENVALHTGISREDQDHWGVRSQNRAEEAINNGFFEREIVPVTLPDGTVVAKDDGPRAGTSYEKISQLKPVFRPNGTITAGNACPLNDGAAALVILSDTKAKELGLTPLARVVATGVSGLSPEIMGLGPIEAVKKALAQAKMSINDIDLYEINEAFAVQVLGSARALGMDEDKLNVSGGAIALGHPFGMTGARITATLLNNLQTYDKTFGIETMCVGGGQGMAMVIERLS; encoded by the coding sequence ATGCCCGAAGCCGTCATCGTGTCCACTGCCCGCTCGCCGATCGGTCGCGCGATGAAGGGGTCGCTGGTCGACATTCGTCCCGACGATCTGGCCGCCCAGATGGTGCGTGCTGCACTCGACAAGGTGCCCGCGCTCGATCCGCGTGAGATCGACGACCTGATCATGGGTTGTGGCCAGCCCGGCGGTGAGTCGGGGTTCAACATCGGCCGCGCTGTCGCCGTCGAGCTGGGCTACGACTTCCTGCCCGGCACCACGGTGAATCGGTACTGCTCGTCGTCGCTGCAGAGCACGCGAATGGCGTTCCACGCGATCAAGGCCGGCGAGGGCCACGCGTTCATCTCGGCCGGCGTCGAGACCGTGTCGCGCTTCGGCAAGGGCAACGCCGACGGCTGGCCGGACACCAAGAACTCCCTTTTCGCCGACGCCATGTCCCGGTCGGAGCAAGCCGCCGCCGGTGCCGACGAGTGGCACGACCCGCGCGAGGACGGCCTGCTGCCTGACGTCTACATCGCGATGGGCCAGACCGCAGAGAACGTCGCACTGCACACCGGAATCAGCCGGGAAGACCAGGACCACTGGGGCGTCCGCTCCCAGAACCGGGCCGAGGAGGCCATCAACAACGGCTTCTTCGAGCGCGAAATCGTGCCCGTCACGCTGCCCGACGGCACCGTCGTCGCCAAGGACGACGGCCCGCGCGCCGGCACCAGCTACGAGAAGATCAGCCAGCTCAAGCCGGTCTTCCGGCCCAACGGCACGATCACCGCGGGCAATGCCTGCCCGCTCAACGACGGCGCCGCCGCGCTGGTGATCCTGTCGGACACCAAGGCCAAGGAGCTGGGGTTGACCCCGTTGGCGCGTGTCGTGGCGACCGGCGTTTCCGGCTTGTCGCCGGAGATCATGGGCCTGGGCCCGATCGAGGCCGTGAAGAAGGCGCTCGCGCAGGCGAAGATGTCGATCAACGACATCGACCTCTACGAGATCAACGAGGCCTTCGCGGTCCAGGTGCTCGGCTCGGCGCGGGCGTTGGGCATGGACGAGGACAAGCTCAATGTCTCCGGCGGCGCGATCGCGCTCGGGCACCCGTTCGGCATGACGGGCGCGCGCATCACGGCCACACTGCTGAACAACCTGCAGACCTACGACAAGACGTTCGGCATCGAGACGATGTGCGTCGGCGGCGGCCAGGGCATGGCCATGGTCATCGAGCGGCTCAGCTAG
- a CDS encoding GPP34 family phosphoprotein: protein MARIAEDLLLLLLDNGAAQPAVEPSLLQRLLAAAVLLDLAYDCRVRPALPGEPVPPDHLVALAGPPPLDPVVRPALSLLHEAPVTPSAAINKLRKHTEDRVIDQLLRTGQVHQIALSQNRFRRNSYAWPLASRARVDAARSAMLSTLFDGTCPDPATATIVSLLHTIGGLGAVLSLNDRGWHWVVDRASEIASGTWVDDTKMAEVNLAVTTAAVRYALV, encoded by the coding sequence GTGGCGCGCATCGCAGAAGACCTTCTACTGCTGCTGCTCGACAACGGTGCGGCACAGCCGGCCGTGGAGCCGAGCCTGCTGCAACGGCTACTGGCCGCCGCGGTCTTGTTGGATCTGGCCTACGACTGCCGGGTCCGGCCTGCGCTGCCGGGTGAACCGGTCCCGCCCGATCACCTGGTCGCACTCGCCGGGCCGCCACCACTGGATCCCGTGGTGCGTCCAGCGCTGAGCCTGCTCCACGAGGCACCGGTGACGCCCAGCGCCGCGATCAACAAGCTGCGCAAGCACACCGAGGACCGGGTCATCGATCAGTTGCTGCGCACCGGCCAGGTGCATCAGATTGCGTTGTCGCAGAATCGGTTTCGCCGCAACTCCTACGCCTGGCCGCTGGCCAGCCGCGCGCGGGTGGATGCGGCCCGGTCGGCGATGTTGTCGACGCTGTTCGACGGCACCTGTCCCGATCCCGCGACGGCGACGATCGTCTCGCTGCTGCACACCATCGGCGGGCTCGGCGCGGTGTTGAGCCTCAACGACCGCGGCTGGCACTGGGTCGTTGACCGGGCAAGCGAAATCGCAAGCGGCACATGGGTGGACGACACCAAGATGGCTGAGGTCAATTTGGCGGTGACCACCGCCGCAGTGCGGTACGCGCTAGTTTAG
- a CDS encoding alpha/beta hydrolase, giving the protein MTAPSKVRASAPHHVHAGSGGRPRRYPVSDGAPVEVVESGPSMAARLVSMGTRVTMWPTLAVLSHVPHWPWPFGVVDFVARALLPTPGTVRATVGLPNASAQLVRAPGVLPADGNRRVVLYMHGGAFLTCGVNSHSRISVALSKYADSPVLVVDYRLIPKHSIGNAVDDCYDAYQWLRTRGYEPDQIVLAGDSAGGYLALTLAQRLQALGEEPAALVAISPLLQLDHEQKLAHPNIHTDAMFPPRAFDALVALVARAAAKQIVDGEPEGVYEPLDHIEPGLPRTLIHVSGSEVLLHDARLAARRLAASGVPTEVRVWPGQIHDFQLAAPIIPEAKRSLRQIGEYIREATG; this is encoded by the coding sequence ATGACCGCACCCAGTAAAGTCCGGGCCTCTGCCCCTCATCATGTTCATGCTGGCAGCGGTGGTCGTCCGCGCCGGTACCCGGTCTCCGACGGCGCACCGGTCGAGGTTGTCGAGAGCGGCCCCAGTATGGCCGCGCGATTGGTCTCGATGGGAACCCGAGTCACCATGTGGCCCACCTTGGCCGTGCTCAGCCATGTGCCGCACTGGCCGTGGCCGTTCGGCGTGGTCGACTTCGTCGCACGCGCGTTGCTTCCAACCCCCGGCACCGTCCGCGCCACGGTCGGTCTGCCGAACGCCTCCGCGCAACTGGTCCGTGCCCCCGGCGTCCTGCCCGCCGACGGCAACCGTCGCGTTGTGCTGTACATGCACGGCGGAGCCTTCCTGACGTGCGGCGTGAACTCGCACAGCCGGATCTCCGTCGCGCTGTCGAAGTACGCCGACTCGCCGGTGCTCGTGGTCGACTACCGGCTGATCCCCAAGCACTCGATCGGCAACGCGGTGGACGACTGCTACGACGCCTACCAGTGGCTGCGGACGCGCGGTTACGAGCCCGATCAGATCGTCCTGGCGGGCGACTCCGCGGGCGGCTACCTGGCGCTGACGTTGGCGCAGCGGCTGCAGGCCCTCGGTGAGGAGCCGGCCGCGTTGGTCGCGATCTCGCCGCTGCTGCAGCTCGACCACGAGCAGAAGCTGGCCCATCCGAACATTCACACCGATGCGATGTTCCCGCCCAGGGCCTTCGACGCCTTGGTCGCGCTGGTGGCCCGGGCGGCGGCCAAACAGATCGTCGACGGCGAGCCCGAGGGCGTCTACGAGCCGCTCGACCACATCGAGCCCGGCCTTCCGCGCACGCTGATTCACGTGTCCGGATCGGAGGTCCTGCTGCACGACGCCCGGCTGGCGGCGCGCCGGCTCGCCGCCTCCGGTGTGCCCACCGAAGTGCGGGTGTGGCCGGGTCAGATTCACGACTTCCAGCTGGCCGCCCCGATCATCCCGGAGGCCAAGCGCTCGCTACGGCAGATCGGGGAGTACATCCGCGAAGCCACCGGCTGA
- a CDS encoding RDD family protein encodes MTEQPPGPPPGNYPPPPAGNYPPPPPPQGGYAPPPPGAGFGGPPAPGQPVPQLPQSAYTSWFTRVVAWLIDYIPAYIILGIGYGVVIGTTDTECVTDTSEYDTGAYCASGTSTAGTVALIVAGLIAVAFVVWNLGYRQGTTGSSIGKSVMKFKVVSEKTGLPIGFGLSFVREILYLVASYICLGVVWLIAVLFPLWDSKRQTLADKIMTTVCLPL; translated from the coding sequence ATGACCGAACAACCGCCAGGTCCCCCGCCGGGGAACTACCCGCCGCCGCCTGCCGGGAACTACCCGCCGCCACCGCCGCCACAGGGCGGTTACGCACCGCCGCCGCCTGGCGCCGGTTTCGGCGGCCCGCCCGCGCCCGGCCAGCCGGTTCCCCAGCTGCCGCAGAGCGCCTACACGTCGTGGTTCACCCGCGTCGTCGCGTGGCTCATCGACTACATCCCGGCGTACATCATCCTGGGCATCGGCTATGGCGTGGTGATCGGCACGACGGACACCGAATGTGTGACCGACACGTCGGAGTACGACACCGGCGCCTACTGCGCGTCGGGGACCTCGACCGCAGGCACCGTGGCCCTGATCGTCGCCGGTCTGATCGCGGTCGCGTTCGTGGTCTGGAACCTCGGTTACCGCCAGGGCACCACCGGCTCGAGCATCGGCAAGTCCGTGATGAAGTTCAAGGTGGTCAGCGAAAAGACCGGCCTGCCAATCGGTTTCGGCCTGTCGTTCGTGCGCGAGATCCTGTACCTGGTGGCGTCCTACATCTGCCTCGGCGTCGTGTGGTTGATCGCCGTGCTGTTCCCGCTGTGGGACAGCAAGCGCCAGACCCTGGCCGACAAGATCATGACCACCGTCTGCCTCCCTCTGTAG
- a CDS encoding cystathionine beta-synthase, translating into MRIASHISELIGNTPLVQLNSVVPEGSGIVAAKIEYVNPGGSAKDRIAVKMIDAAEASGELKPGGTIVEPTSGNTGVGLALVAQRRGYKCIFVCPDKVSEDKRNVLRAYGAEVVVCPTAVAPDDPDSYYSVSNRLVTEIEGAWKPDQYSNPMGPASHYESTGPEIWADTDGKVTHFVAGVGTGGTITGAGRYLKEVSGGKVKIIGADPEGSVYSGGTGRPYLVEGVGEDFWPAAYDPAVPDEIIAVSDADSFDMTRRLAREEALLVGGSCGMAVVAAIKVAQEAGPDSVVVVLLPDGGRGYLSKIFNDGWMSSYGFLRSRLDGSVVEPTVGDVLRGKSGALPDLVHTHPSETVRDAIGILREYGVSQMPVVGAEPPVMAGEVAGSVSERELLSAVFEGRAKLADAVSVHMSPPLPLIGAGELVSAAAKALGERDALMVVEEGKPVGVITRHDLLGFLSDGPRRR; encoded by the coding sequence ATGCGAATCGCGTCGCACATCAGCGAGCTGATCGGGAACACCCCACTGGTCCAACTGAACTCTGTCGTGCCCGAGGGTTCGGGGATCGTCGCGGCCAAGATCGAGTACGTCAATCCCGGCGGTAGCGCCAAGGACCGCATCGCCGTGAAGATGATCGACGCCGCGGAGGCCAGCGGCGAACTGAAGCCCGGCGGAACGATCGTCGAACCCACCTCCGGCAACACCGGCGTCGGCCTGGCCCTCGTCGCGCAGCGGCGCGGTTACAAGTGCATCTTCGTCTGCCCGGACAAGGTCAGTGAAGACAAGCGGAACGTGTTGCGCGCCTACGGCGCCGAGGTCGTCGTCTGCCCGACAGCCGTGGCCCCGGACGATCCGGACAGCTACTACAGCGTCTCCAACCGGCTGGTCACCGAGATCGAGGGCGCGTGGAAGCCCGACCAGTACTCCAACCCGATGGGGCCGGCCAGCCACTACGAGTCGACCGGCCCGGAGATCTGGGCCGATACCGACGGCAAGGTGACGCACTTCGTCGCTGGCGTCGGCACCGGCGGCACCATCACCGGCGCCGGGCGGTACCTCAAGGAGGTATCCGGCGGGAAGGTGAAGATCATCGGCGCCGACCCGGAGGGCTCGGTCTACTCCGGCGGCACCGGACGCCCCTATCTGGTGGAGGGTGTCGGCGAGGACTTCTGGCCCGCTGCGTACGACCCGGCTGTGCCGGACGAGATCATCGCGGTCTCCGACGCCGACTCCTTCGACATGACCCGTCGGTTGGCCAGGGAAGAGGCCCTGCTGGTCGGCGGCTCCTGCGGCATGGCCGTCGTCGCCGCGATCAAGGTCGCCCAGGAGGCCGGGCCCGATTCGGTGGTCGTGGTGCTGCTGCCCGACGGTGGCCGCGGCTACCTGTCGAAGATCTTCAACGACGGCTGGATGTCGTCCTACGGGTTCCTGCGCAGCCGCCTGGACGGTTCGGTGGTCGAGCCGACCGTCGGCGACGTGCTGCGCGGCAAATCGGGGGCGCTGCCCGACCTGGTGCACACCCACCCGTCGGAAACCGTGCGCGACGCCATCGGCATCCTGCGCGAGTACGGCGTCTCCCAGATGCCCGTCGTCGGTGCCGAACCTCCGGTGATGGCCGGCGAAGTGGCCGGCAGCGTGTCGGAGCGGGAGCTGCTCTCCGCGGTGTTCGAGGGACGGGCCAAGCTTGCCGACGCGGTGTCGGTGCACATGAGTCCGCCGCTGCCGCTGATCGGCGCGGGGGAGTTGGTCAGCGCGGCAGCCAAGGCGCTCGGCGAACGGGATGCGCTGATGGTCGTCGAGGAGGGCAAGCCCGTCGGCGTCATCACCCGCCATGATCTGCTGGGCTTCCTGTCCGACGGGCCGCGCCGACGGTGA
- the greA gene encoding transcription elongation factor GreA, with amino-acid sequence MTDTQVTWLTQESYDRLKTELDQLIANRPVIAAEINDRREEGDLRENGGYHAAREEQGQQEARIRQLQELLNTAKVGEAPKQSGVALPGSVVKVYYDGDESDTETFLIATRQEGIDHDKLEVYSPNSPLGAALLNAKVGDTREYAVPSGKTVKVTLVSAEPYHS; translated from the coding sequence ATGACCGACACCCAGGTGACTTGGCTTACCCAAGAGTCGTATGACCGGCTCAAGACCGAGCTGGATCAGTTGATCGCCAATCGTCCGGTCATCGCCGCCGAGATCAACGACCGTCGCGAAGAAGGCGACCTGCGCGAGAATGGCGGCTACCACGCCGCGCGCGAGGAGCAGGGCCAGCAGGAAGCGCGCATCCGCCAGCTGCAGGAGCTGCTCAACACCGCCAAGGTCGGCGAAGCACCCAAGCAGTCCGGTGTCGCGCTGCCCGGCTCGGTGGTCAAGGTCTACTACGACGGCGACGAGTCCGATACCGAGACCTTCCTGATCGCCACCCGCCAGGAGGGCATCGACCACGACAAGCTCGAGGTCTACTCGCCCAACTCCCCGCTGGGCGCTGCTCTGCTCAACGCCAAGGTCGGCGACACCCGCGAGTACGCGGTACCCAGCGGCAAGACCGTCAAGGTCACGCTGGTCAGCGCCGAGCCCTACCACTCGTAA
- a CDS encoding RDD family protein: MTQPPPPPGNYPPPPPGNYPPPPPPGSYPPPPPPGAGVLSKEAYTPWIKRVGAWIIDVIPIAILSGVGQGLMVATGENNCTSSSVDNSYGVYCTSQPSTLGLILSFVFGLASLAFALWNYGYRQGTTGSSIGKSVLKFKVISEKTGQPIGFGLSIVRQIAHFVDAIICYIGYLFPLWDAKRQTLADKIMTTVCVPL; the protein is encoded by the coding sequence ATGACGCAGCCTCCTCCTCCCCCCGGCAACTACCCGCCCCCTCCGCCGGGCAACTATCCGCCGCCGCCTCCGCCGGGCAGCTACCCGCCGCCGCCTCCGCCGGGCGCCGGTGTGCTGTCCAAGGAGGCCTACACACCGTGGATCAAGCGGGTCGGCGCCTGGATCATCGACGTGATCCCGATCGCGATCCTGTCCGGAGTAGGACAGGGCCTGATGGTGGCCACCGGTGAGAACAACTGCACCTCGAGCAGCGTCGACAACAGCTATGGCGTGTACTGCACGTCGCAGCCGTCGACGCTGGGGCTGATCCTGTCGTTCGTGTTCGGCCTCGCCAGCCTGGCGTTCGCGCTGTGGAACTACGGCTACCGCCAGGGCACCACCGGGTCGAGCATCGGCAAGTCGGTCCTGAAGTTCAAGGTGATCAGCGAAAAGACCGGTCAGCCGATCGGTTTCGGGTTGTCGATCGTGCGCCAGATCGCGCACTTCGTGGACGCGATCATCTGCTACATCGGCTACCTGTTCCCGTTGTGGGATGCCAAGCGGCAGACGCTCGCCGATAAAATCATGACGACGGTGTGCGTGCCGCTCTGA